A window of the Phaseolus vulgaris cultivar G19833 chromosome 5, P. vulgaris v2.0, whole genome shotgun sequence genome harbors these coding sequences:
- the LOC137835487 gene encoding probable galacturonosyltransferase 10, translating into MRRRATDFRRPVRRKVPDAFWWALCCAVILLFVYILSKGNKIESRPALSKKTYKHDKIMEGLNITEEMLNSNSVARQLNDQISLAKAFVVIAKESNNLQFAWELSAQIHNSQMLLSNAATRRVPLTTRETERAIRDMALLLYQAQQLHYDSATMIMRFKAKIQALEEQMNSVTEKSSKYGQIAAEEVPKSLYCLGVRLTREWFRNFNLQKKLKDDRQMEMKLKDNNLYHFCVFSDNILATSVVVNSTAVNSKNPNMVVFHLVTDEINYAAMKAWFAVNDFHGVTVEVQKFEDFTWLNASYVPVLKQLQDSEIQSYYFSGNSDDGRTPIKFRNPKYLSMLNHLRFYIPEVFPALKKVVFLDDDVVVQKDLSGLFSIDLKGNVNGAVETCMETFHRYHKYLNYSHPLIRAQFDPDACGWAFGMNVFDLVEWRKKNVTGIYHHWQEKNVDRTLWKLGTLPPGLLTFYGLTQPLDPSWHVLGFGYTNVDPQLIERGAVLHFNGNSKPWLKIGIEKYKPLWEKYVEYSHPLLQQCNFH; encoded by the exons ATGCGGCGAAGAGCGACGGATTTTCGCAGGCCAGTGCGTAGGAAGGTTCCAGATGCTTTTTGGTGGGCATTGTGCTGTGCAGTGATTCTTCTCTTTGTGTATATTCTGAGCAAAGGGAACAAAATTGAGTCCAGACCCGCTTTGTCCAAG AAAACTTACAAGCATGATAAGATTATGGAAGGCCTTAATATTACTGAAGAGATGTTGAACTCTAACTCGGTTGCGAGACAACTCAATGATCAGATATCTCTGGCAAAAGCTTTTGTAGTAATTGCCAAAGAAAGTAACAACCTCCAATTTGCATGGGAATTAAGTGCCCAGATCCACAATTCACAGATGCTCCTCTCAAATGCTGCCACTAGGCGTGTTCCTTTGACAACCAGGGAAACAGAAAGGGCTATCCGTGATATGGCATTATTGTTATACCAAGCCCAGCAGCTCCATTATGATAGTGCAACCATGATCATGAGATTCAAAGCAAAAATTCAAGCTCTTGAGGAACAGATGAATTCTGTTACTGAAAAGAGTTCGAAATATGGACAAATAGCTGCTGAAGAAGTCCCAAAAAGTCTTTACTGCCTTGGTGTTCGGTTGACAAGAGAATGGTTCAGAAACTTTAatttgcaaaagaaattgaaggaCGATAGACAAATGGAGATGAAGCTCAAGGATAACAATCTTTACCACTTTTGTGTTTTCTCTGATAACATTCTTGCTACTTCAGTTGTGGTCAATTCAACTGCAGTGAATTCTAAAAATCCCAATATGGTTGTTTTTCACCTTGTCACTGATGAAATAAACTATGCTGCGATGAAGGCATGGTTTGCCGTGAATGATTTCCATGGGGTGACTGTGGAAGTTCAGAAGTTTGAAGACTTTACTTGGTTAAATGCATCATATGTTCCTGTTCTCAAGCAACTTCAAGACTCTGAAATACAGAGCTACTACTTTTCTGGCAACAGTGATGATggaagaacacctatcaagttTCGTAACCCTAAATATCTATCCATGCTTAATCACCTTAGGTTCTACATACCTGAAGTTTTTCCTGCACTAAAGAAGGTGGTGTTCTTGGATGATGATGTTGTGGTTCAGAAGGATCTTTCTGGTCTTTTTTCCATCGATTTGAAGGGTAATGTAAATGGAGCTGTTGAAACATGCATGGAGACATTTCACAGATACCATAAATATTTGAACTACTCTCATCCTCTTATACGTGCACAATTTGACCCTGATGCTTGTGGATGGGCATTTGGGATGAATGTATTTGATTTGGTTGAATGGAGGAAAAAGAACGTAACTGGCATTTACCACCACTGGCAGGAAAAGAATGTTGACCGAACATTGTGGAAACTTGGTACCTTGCCGCCTGGACTGTTGACATTTTATGGATTAACTCAGCCCTTAGATCCATCGTGGCACGTTTTGGGTTTTGGCTACACCAATGTTGATCCTCAGTTGATAGAGAGGGGAGCTGTGCTACATTTCAATGGGAATTCCAAACCATGGTTGAAGATTGGGATAGAGAAGTACAAGCCCCTATGGGAAAAATATGTTGAATACTCTCATCCTTTATTGCAGCAGTGTAACTTCCACTGA
- the LOC137835485 gene encoding QWRF motif-containing protein 3-like — protein sequence MKTPNGSPVSSPSPKPRRLRHSESSSRFLPSPPNSTTHSAECHSPVRRKSSSPNRRNAIPEDTGPTRHQLWPSSTVAKRNSGTLADHITEDRIIEGTTNTPIITGGSARHVAKLVTPSESPSSKRPVYSNMAPGRLLLDENAKSFSSRRHSGSSRNTLDSEPDVEVGPSSVATTALRRSRRGTSDSNIANLNSESSVVKRFTLKTAIRRANSLAGSYKSSNSSWALSPGRAESPAMSVESMDKPMSFSGFKHHATSPTTKVKGVEKLLNMGFDLFKSKKSGGFGSLSPIGFGVNSEVVLKLRLFDNRLMQWRFANARAQVVNGTISHKAESNLICVWDALTKLQRSVLKKKIQFVREKLEMKIAFVLYSQMKPLESWVGMERQHLQAITAIKECLHSVVCRVPLLEGARVNMQSTSIALRHAADLTARIKSTLTTLSSSEVDKIAAMLSELAKVVAQEKQFLEEFYDLFQAIYVFEVQERSVKCNLVQLEGWQQNYELQRPLPQITS from the exons ATGAAAACGCCGAACGGTTCACCGGTTTCTAGTCCATCTCCGAAACCTCGTCGACTCCGACACAGCGAATCAAGTTCACGGTTTCTCCCTTCACCTCCCAACTCAACCACACACTCCGCTGAATGCCACTCCCCGGTCCGCCGCAAATCCTCGAGCCCAAACCGGCGCAACGCCATCCCGGAGGACACGGGTCCCACGCGCCACCAACTATGGCCTTCCTCTACGGTGGCGAAGAGAAACTCCGGTACCCTCGCCGATCACATCACCGAAGACAGAATCATAGAGGGCACAACTAATACACCCATCATCACTGGTGGCTCCGCGAGACACGTGGCGAAATTAGTAACACCCTCAGAATCACCATCTTCTAAGAGACCGGTTTATAGCAACATGGCTCCTGGAAGATTGTTGCTGGACGAGAACGCCAAGTCCTTCTCTTCGCGGAGACACTCTGGTTCTTCCAGAAACACTCTCGATTCGGAACCTGATGTGGAGGTTGGACCTTCGAGTGTTGCAACAACAGCGTTGAGAAGGTCTCGAAGGGGAACTTCGGATTCCAATATTGCGAACTTGAACAGTGAGTCCTCGGTTGTGAAACGGTTCACGTTGAAAACGGCTATTAGGAGGGCTAATTCGCTTGCTGGATCGTACAAGAGTTCGAACTCTTCGTGGGCTTTGTCTCCTGGGAGAGCGGAGTCGCCGGCTATGTCGGTTGAGAGCATGGATAAACCGATGTCGTTTTCGGGCTTCAAGCACCATGCCACTAGTCCTACTACCAAGGTGAAAGGGGTGGAGAAGTTGCTCAACATGGGTTTTGATCTCTTTAAGAGTAAGAAAAGTGGTGGGTTTGGGTCTCTTTCGCCGATTGGTTTTGGTGTTAACTCGGAGGTAGTTCTTAAGCTTCGTTTGTTTGATAATCGGTTGATGCAATGGCGGTTTGCGAATGCTAGAGCTCAGGTTGTTAATGGAACCATTTCTCACAAGGCTGAG AGCAATTTGATATGTGTTTGGGATGCTCTCACAAAGTTACAACGTTCTGTTCTGAAAAAGAAGATACAATTTGTCAGAGAAAAACTTGAAATGAAGATCGCTTTTGTTCTGTATTCTCAG ATGAAGCCATTGGAATCTTGGGTAGGTATGGAAAGACAACACTTGCAAGCAATTACAGCCATCAAAGAGTGTCTGCATTCGGTTGTTTGCAGAGTTCCTCTTTTGGAAGGTGCTAGG GTGAACATGCAATCAACATCTATTGCTCTACGGCATGCAGCTGATCTCACGGCTCGCATCAAGTCAACTTTAACTACTTTATCATCTTCC GAGGTTGATAAGATTGCTGCAATGCTATCAGAATTAGCAAAAGTTGTAGCACAAGAGAAACAGTTCTTAGAAGAGTTCTATGATCTTTTCCAGGCCATATATGTGTTTGAG GTTCAAGAAAGAAGTGTAAAGTGCAATCTCGTTCAACTAGAAGGTTGGCAACAAAATTATGAACTGCAACGACCACTACCGCAGATCACTTCGTAG